The Clupea harengus unplaced genomic scaffold, Ch_v2.0.2, whole genome shotgun sequence DNA window AACACAATGCGGAGACGTGATGGGTATAGGAGTGATGGTTTAAGTCCTCGGTTGTAAAGATCAGACATGACCTGTCGATATTCCGCTCGTTGGTTTACTACATCAGCCGGATAGTCCTCATAGATACGGATCTGCTGGTCATGATATTCAAGTGTCCCTCGCTTGCGTGCCTCTCGGATAATTAGCTCCTTAACCTGATACTTGTGAAGGCGCATGATCACCGGACGCGGTCTTTCTCCCTTCTTGGGCTTGGGTGCCAGACTGCGATGAGCCCTGTCGATTTCCGGAGGTGTTGGCAGCACCTGCTGCCCGAAGACCTCGCAGAGAAAGGATGGAAAGAATTCCGATGGCCGAGTCCCCTCGACCGACTCCTCCAAGCCCACCACGCGGATGTTCTGTCTCCGGCTGCGCCCCTCCAGATCGCAGACCTTGGTGCGGAGATGTTCGTTGCTAACCTGCAGAGTTGAGCACCGTTCTTCCAGGTCTGTGACCCGCTGAGCCACGTCCTCCGCTGCTGTTTCAAGTGATGTTATGCGTTCTTCTTGTTTTTCCAATGTAGACTGTATTAAGTTCAATTTAGATTCCACTATCTGAAATGAGGATTTAAATTCGGCCGAAAGCCTTGCAGTATGGTGATTCAGCAGGTCAGTTATGCTATCCAAGGTCAGGCTAATCTCCCCTGTATCCTTTTTGGAGCTTTTACCGGACTTACTCGCCATCGTatgttataaaaaaattaaaaagtgtAAAATGGGATATagaacaacaaaaatattaacTCATAGGTAGGTTTTAGTCAAAAAGTGTGAACGGTTTCGTGGGAGGCTACTGTCCTTGCGACTACTCCATAAACCCGCCAACCGGAAGCCCCCTTTTTTTACTATTCTTATGTAGCTAACTTATGTATTAGCCCAACGCTAATGTTAGCTACGTAATCTATTTGCGTATGTTAGCGCGTGTCTGCACTAGTTGTGAGCAAAtgccattcaattcaatttcaattcaattttatttatatagcgccataacaatacaattgtctctaggcgctttacagagcccagagcctgaaaccccctaggaactttgggttgtttttattattatcaatcaatgaagaatagtaCGCCGATTTCgcctcagaaagtactcgtttgtagcttagaagactatccttacatgccaggtggaatacctcaagtttggtggagtaccattttttttctagttttcgtgtggtttgtttaagtgcacgagtctgatcagtgtaccatggggccagtcttttcagttttcttattctcttttataggcattagcaatgtgataagaaaggagagggagagagagagagagagagagagagaggctgcctggctaggtgtatgggaattttatttagtatttagttagGTTTGGTACATGCAGAGATTTTAGTCATAAGCTTTGTAAGggtgcacaacagtgcccaattggctggtgacagtcgcaaaacgtgccgtatgctgtacccgggatctgttTAGGGTGTATTAATCTTATGTTGGTCTATATTGGCGTTGGACATTTTACAAATGTGGTGAAGTAGCTTGTTGGTGTCTTTTTGTAGCttgttggtgtgtttttgtagttgtgaGAGGAAGATTGAGACATGAATGAGATATAAGGTAGTTGGATACGTTTAGCAAACAATTTGCTGCACTGTGTCTGGAGGAGGGGCTTTGGAGGGGGGTGAAGGTAGGGACTGGGATTTTTTCAGttgtattcttttaaaatcTATATGGTTTTTCTACTTAGCCTACCCTGCTTTTAACCAATAATCAATTCATTGAAAATCCAAAAGAAGTAGTAGCAGTCATCAAGATGTAGCCCTATAGGAATGTTGGGTGTGACCTGAAATCATTGTAtgcttttttttggttgttgtttattttcatttgaaaatgTACAATTCAtactgttacattttttttaaataatgtttccatgttttaaaaaatgtattagtTTAAATGTATTTGCCTGAAAGAATGATCTAATCAGAAGTCAGGGTGAGAAGTCAGGGTAAAGAAGGAAGACGAACGTGGTGAGATTGTGAAGGACGAagaagggagagacacacagcagcgAGTGCTGGCACCAGAGCCTTGCTAGTAAAGTTAATCTTTTGTGTGCGaaacagccattttgtttaAGGCTTCCCCGCTCTCCAGCAAAAACACAGGCAGTGGGAGAGTGAAAGTCCCTCAATGAAAGACCATACGTCCCACATTCATCCCACAATCTTATATTTTGATTGCCAGGTGAAATCTGCCGACACCATAGAGGTTGCTGCCTTGGGAAGACCATTCCAGCTTGGGATGCTGTATGACTGCCATAAGGATGCTCTTATTCCAGGTATGACATCATTGATGTGTTCAATATTTCACTTGAACTATAAATGCTGAAATATGGGAGAAATAAACAGTTTGGAGATACTTTGATACAGAACTAAGCAGCTGTGATAAACATAATTTTGAAAAATAAGTTAAGTTGCCTTTATTACTAAAAGCAGTGAAATTTGACCTCAGTATTTGATCTATGCAACTGTATGTAATTTTGAACTTCTTAATGTTGGAGTATTGAGGTTGAATTTAAAATTCATTCAATACTTTTTTTGATCATTATAGTTTATGATCATTGATTTATGTCCACAGGTATAACTTTATGGGATCATAAAAACCTACAGAACAACACAAgtgtacaacaacaacataatacTGAATTTAATGTCACAACATCAGATTCAATTGAGGAGAAGTCAAATTCATTAAAGATATCTGGCTCTCTTAAATTAAGTCTCTTGGGAGGACTGGTGAATGTTGGAGGATCAGCCAAATATTTCCAAGACACAAAGAAATCTCTCAAACAAGCCCGTGTGACTCTTCACTACAGAACAACTACGACATTTAAAACATTAACAATGACTCACCTGGCTCGTGGACAGATGTCTCATCCTAACGTGTTTGAAGATGACACTGCCACTCATGTTGTCACAGCCATCTTATACGGAGCTGGTGCTTActttgtgtttgacagagaaTCATCCTCAGAGGATGATAGGAAACAAGTGGAGGGAGAGGCTAACCTCACCTTCAATAAGCTGAAGTTACTCACAATAGATGCTGAGGCATCCCTCAACATGGATGATGAAGAGAAAGCAGCAGCTGAAAAATTCAGTTGCACATTTCATGGAGATTTCCAGTTAAAAACCAACCCAACTTCCTTCAGTGATGCTGTGAATGTTTACAGAGACCTTCCACACATGCTGGGCGAGAATGGAGAACATGCTGTTCCACTCAGGGTGTGGCTGTACCCTCTGGTGAAGTTGGATTCAAGAGCTGCAAAACTACAAAGAGACATCAGCAATGATCTCATCACATACTCCTCAGAAACAATAGAGTCTCTAACAATGACAGAGATGAAATGCAGTGACATACTGaaagacacagcagcagcaacatttCCTGCCATGGGAGAGAAAGTTCAGACTTTTATGCAGAGGTGTCGTCAGTACAAGCTTGACTTCATGCAGAAGCTCGGGTCAGTGCTTCCTTCAATCCGAGGGGGTGGGAAAGAGGAGAGTGCCCTTGAGGACATCCTGAAGGCACATGAGCAGTCTCCATTCAACAGCAAAGACCTGAATCAGTGGCTCACATGCAAGGAGAAGGAATCAGATACACTGAAATCCTTCCTCAAGCAACTGAACAACCGAGGTGTAAAAATGGATGACAATTTGGATGACCTCTTGTCTGATTTAGATGTCAAAACTATTGTGTGCTTTTCATTTACCTCTGTAGACCAGCCTGATAGTTTCCTGGTGAAACTGTCAGATTATCTCAAACCATCAGGAATGGTGGAAACTCCTGCAGAATCCTCTGATCTACAGGCCAGAAACACAGAGTGGCTCTCAACTGATGTTAGACAGACGATGAGGAGACAACTACAATTGTTTGGAGAACTGAAGAAGTTGAACAACAGTGATGACACCAAATTCATAGCTGCATCAAAATATGATGAGAGCCATCCTGGGGCATGGATTTTCATATATGAAGATGGTTGTTCTGATGCCGTCCCCTTTGTACCTCCATCAAAACCTGCCACCCCAACCATTACTGGTGTTACACATGACAGCTTAACAGTTAAGGTCTCTGAACCAGATTCTGCCACTGTAGAGTACAGATCAGAATACAGAAagaaacaggaacaggacaCTGAATGGGCATCTCACCCAGTGCAGAAGAACCAAGAGGCAGTAACTCTGTCAGGACTGAAGCCAGAGACTGTGTATGAGATCAGAGCCACAGCTGTGGGGAAACTCAGCTATGCTGTTAGCAGTGTTGTCGGCAGTGCTGTAACCCTCACAGCAGCTGGTCCACCAACACAGGTACAAATTACTAAAGAGAAAGCAAACTCTATCACTCTGACCTGGAGCATTCCATCTGTCCAACAATGTCAATCTGTAAAAGGGTACATCATTGAGTTCAGTGAGGAAAATAGCAATCAGTGGAAGAGCAGAGATACAGGGAAGGAGGTGTACACATTTACTCTGGACAACCTTAAAGAGGATACGGCCTACTCCATCAGGATGTGCACAGATGTTGGTGTTGGAGTAAGTCAGCCTGGGGAAGAATTACAATTTAAAACTAAGAAAGCACAACTGGATAAGAAGTTGTTCACTCTGCTCCCAGGTGATGATCTGCTCCCACCAGTCTACCTGCTAGATCTGAAACCAGCAGAAGATGGTCAGCTCAACAAGAAGGTTTTTGGAAGCCCACCAACAAAAAAGGCTTCAAAGAAAACCATCATGGTTGTTGGTGCCACTGGATCTGGCAAGACCACCCTCATCAACGGCATGATCAACTACATTCTTGGAGTTGAATGGGAGGACAACTGGAGATATAAACTGATACATGaacaaactaacaaaacacAAGCGTGCAGTCAGACCTCGCAGGTGACAGCCTACGAGATTTACCACACAAATGGTTTTCAagttcccttctctctcacaatcaTTGACACTCCAGGGTTTGGGGACACCAGAGGAATCAAACAAGACAAAGAAATCACAGAAAAAATAAGAAAGTTTTTCTCAGTCAAAGGAGGAATTGATACAATTGATGCAGTGTGCTTTGTAGTGCAGTCTGCGTTAGctcgtctgacacacacacagaaatacatctTTGATGCCATCCTATCCATTTTTGGGAAGGACATCGCCGACAACATCATTGTTCTGGTGACCTTTGCTGATGGCCAATCTCCCCCAGTACTGGAGGCAATCCAAGCTGCCAAAATCCCATGTGCATTGAATCCAGATGGGTCCCCTCTTCATTTCAAATTCAACAACTCTGTGCTTTTTGCCAACAATACAGGAGCCAGCAGTGATGAAGACAACTTTGATTACATGTTCTGGAAGATGGGGAAAGCCAGCATGAATAAATTCTTCACTCATCTAAACTTGATGAAACCCCAGAGTTTGACCCTGACAAAGGAAGTTCTCGAAGAGCGCAGACAGCTTGAGGCAACTGTTGAGGGGGTGCAGCCAATGATACGAGCAGGTTTGTCAAAACTGGATGAAATAAAAACCACAAAAGCTGCACTGCAAAACCACGAGACCCACATGAAGGAAAATGAGGACTTTAATTATGAAATAGAGGTTGACAAATCTGAGAAGATTGATATTAAATCAGGAACCTTTATCACCAACTGCCATGGGTGCAACTTCACCTGCCACTATCCTTGTCAGATACCAAATGATGAAGACAAAAGAGGCTGTGCTGCAATGAAAGATGGAAACTGCACAGTGTGTCCCAACAAATGCATCTGGAGTGATCATTTTAACATGACTTACCAATGGGAGACAAAACTTGTAACAGTGAAGAGGACGTATCAGGAACTGAAGAGTAAATATGAGACAGCACTGGGAGAGAAGATGACTACAGAGAAAATCATTACACAACTGGAAGTAGAATATGAGCAGGTGCAGGGGAAAGTTGTAGAAATGATGGAGACTTTAACTAAATGCCTGCAACGTCTGAGAGAGATAGCCCTTCGTCCAGATCCTTTGTCTACTCCAGATTACATCGATGTTctcatagagacagagaaacaagaGGCCAAACCTGGATGGCAGAAGCGTCTTGTAGAGTTACAAGAAGTAAGAGAAAGGGCAGTTCTTTTGAAAAAGGTGACAGAGGGAGTAGATCTAACTGGAAAAGAAAAGTCAACATATGATAAGATAAAGTCTAAGGTCAAGGGAATCTTCAACAATGCTGCCAGTTGGTTAACATCTTAATTCCGTTCTGTCAAATCATTTGATCTCATAAACCATAAAAGTGTAATTACccaaataattgtatttgttattgcATCATATCAAAAGAAGGTATTGAAATTGAAGTTCATATGTTTTTGCTCCTCTGTCATTAACTTTTCATTTAAATTCTTAATGGGAAGAATATATAGCCCCTAAAGCCTTACCAGTGGGGATGCTGTCTGAATATATATCCCCTAAAGCCTTACCAGTGGGGATGCTGTCTGTAAGATGAGAGGTGGCTCGGTGTGATTGGTGTGAAGGATAATCATAACTTTATTAATTTATCCAAGCTATTTTTCAAATGAGAGTTTATTGTATGGGTGTAATTATGTTGTTGTTAAATCCTGTTTCAACCCTGTAATCAGTATTTAACAGCTTTTATGGTTATGGTTGTTCTTACAGTTTTGCTATTATTTTACTTTCAACTTTTTCTATCCAGATGTATCATTGTATCATACATCACTTCCATACTATAGTTGTCATGGTAGAATTGttagttgtgtttttgtggtaGGATTGTTAGTTGTGTTTTGTGCGCACATGAAGAGTCTGGGGAGTTTAGTGTTGGGTTGGGCTCTGAGTCTGGGGAGTTTAGTGTTGGGTTGGGCTCTGAGTCTGGGGAGTTTAGTGTTGGGTTGGGCTCTGAGTCTGGGGAGTTTAGTGTTGGGCTCTGAGTCTGGGGAGTTTAGTGTTGGGTTGGGCTCTGAGTCTGGGGAGTTTAGTGTTGGGTTGGGCTCTGTATCGTGACTGTCACTACTGGACTAAATGTCATCATATGATTTGTGCTCAATAAAAATGATTTGCTATTTTACTTGACAGCTCAGGTCTGGTCTCTGGTCTTTTAGGGGTGGATAATAACATACAGTTTGAATCACTCTTTGGGACGACTTGACAAAGATATTAACCAttggcagtgatgcagccaaACCTTCCATGTCAACATATCACTGGATACTGTgtggacacatcacacagctAGGGACCATGTAggataggcgtgtgtgtgtgtgagagagagagagagtgtgtgtgtgtgtgtgtgtgtgtgtgtgtgtgtgtgtgtgtgtgtgtgtgtgtgtgtgtatgtgtgtgtgtatttaattgtTCAAGTAAAGGTCTGCAATTAACTAAATGTAGAGTAGTGAAAAATACTGTATAAGTGCACTTACATAAACTTGTAATTACTTAATATATATCATATAGGTTAATATTACCATTATAAATGATGCATCTGACTGTAGAATCACACACTTCACCTCATAAACCTTCATAATAAACCCTTTTAATTTAGCGTGACAATTCTCAGGTCTGGGCTCCAGTATTCAGACTCCAGCTGTTACAGAAACAAAGGTGTTGATTAAAGGTGTTGATGGTAGTGATGTCACTGAGACTGGTGATGAAAGTAATGGTGGTTCTGCAGGAGCTGGTTATGGAGAAAGCTTTTCACTGTTGAGTACACACTAACTATGAATCATGAGTATAATACATGAAAGCTTTTCACTGTTGAGTACACACTAAGTATGAATCATGTGTATAATACATGAAAGCTTGAGGGTACTCGGTCTGTTTTGAggtttctcttcccttcctcgtGCTTCGGTTGCGTCATCATTAGGGGCTGGGACTGGGCAGTGATTGAGACGGGCATATATAAAGATACCTGGGGTCCTTAGCCAGGTAGCTCTTCCATGCTGttagctctgtgtgtttgtgtggggcaGCGTTGTGGTTGCCGTAGCTCGTTGTAAGTTTGGGAGCCAACGCAGACGTGGCCGTGAATCGTGGTCCCAAGGGACGTTCTGATAATTAAGACccttgtcaggtttttaatgataataataataataattaagatctttgtcaggtttttaatggtcAGCCGCGAACTAGTCAGACTGCACTAATACTGCACAGACCAACGCAGCTTCACGTGTGCTAGCTGCTGTTCTTTTGAGATTGTTTGtaactttgtatgtgtgtgtgagagtctacTATGCCGAGGACTTGGTTTTGATTTTCCCTCTAGCCTGGGGACTGTTTGTATGTCGTGGTGAACGTGTTTTGAGTCCCAGGTTAGAggagttttctttcttttgttttgtccaTTGTCTTCCCATAGTCAACCCCTGTACTGGTCAAGCCATAACACCTTATAGGCCCAGGGAAGCTGGTCTTCGTAGTGTACTTCACCTAATGACTAGTGTTGCATTGCTGTGTAGTCCTTAACTTATCTGAGTGGTTCACTAGAACTTGAAGTTTGTAGTGTGTTGCCCAAAGGGTTGTGTGCACCTATTCACGTGTGGTATTGAGACCGTAGCTTCCACTAGCTTCCTTCCCCTCTCAGTGGCTTGACTGATTAACCGGCGACCGTTACTATTCCCACCTGTATGTATTTATCGACCAGCCTGTACAATCATTAAATAAAGAATGTAATTTTCTACTTTTCTAAACGTACCTGTGTCTGTACACTCATTGGGgcagagttccccttgctctggcaCTAGCATAACAGTTagctcaaggggtggcgtagtcagctgTACTGTAGGGGGCACTACATTAGGAAGAGTATATCAGTTTATGGAAAAACATACCTATAACTACTGACCTCATTTACAAAAACATTAACAACCAGACAATCCAGATATTCGCATTCAGTGTTCTGAATCCCTCAAAAGGTATGAACATACAATAACagtaaagaaaaataaacaaaaccaacTGAAAGATTTAGAAGAATCAAtgaactcaaacacatactcgAACAACTGGACAAATGTTTAAACAAAAGGCCTCATGAGGATTTAGCAATTCAAAATGgagatatatggagagagaCATTCACAAACCTATTTGACCACCCTACTTTAAATTCTGACCAGCAGCACATATCCAACAGATTGGAAATCCTTGATTACTATAAAGGATAATAAACATTTTCCAGTAACTCAGAAAGAGCCTGAGGGAAAGCTACACAACCTACAGCCCAGAAAGGCCTGTGGTGTAGATGGTGTCCTATGACATCATTCAAATCAGACATTCTTAATAAGTGCTCCGGTGAGAACAGCCTGCAGTGCAGCAGAGAAGGTCTCAACAGCATACAACAAACCACAAGAGGAGGACGTATATGGTCTCACAAATGACAAACTGCAGACAATTCTTCCCATTATAGCAACTCTCAAACAATTTGTCAATGAAGGTGAAATAGTCTGGCAGAGACTCTATGATCAGAAGAATAAATATACAAAGACAACTGGAGGTGTTTATTTCTCACAAAAGCAGCCATTGCATTTCAGTTTATCAGTAAATGATATGTATGCAAATACCTGAGAAGGATTGCTTTCACTGATTTAAATGATACACCTATACATACTTAAATGTGGCCAAGTATTGGCCAAAGGGAGAATTGTAATGACAAATTTGTGTCTTTATTGTCATGAGATTTTCATTGTAAGTGTGCATCTGTCTTAAGTCAACTCTGATGAACTAATGTTCTGTGCTCTTTTTGACAATATACCACTTCCTCTTCTAAATGTTACAAGTGTTGAGGTAGCTAACCACCAGGTGGTTGCTTCTGTTATAAAAGCTAGATCTTTTGCAGACAGTTGTTGCAGGCTGAGTGTGTACGTGCCCGTTTGCACGCCAGGCAGGTCAAAAATATAGCAATctttagttctgtttttgtcttaCATCTTTGTaacctgttagtttcagaatagacTTCACAATTATTTCACTAGTCTATAAATCGCTCCATAgccatgcacctgaatatatgccagacatgctctcaaggtacacagccagtagatccctgaggtcttctggcactgaactcttaACGGTTCCAaaggccaggacaaagagacatggcgaggcagcttttagtttctatgctcccAGCCGTTGGAAtcctctgccagaatacctaagaatgtttgaaacggtggaaacctttaaacgtactaacggtggaaacccatgacaccgttacgagcgacgcgatattctaatcccatgcatttcaacgggagccaatccattgtgacgtagaccacctttttgggcgacgcgaccgataaaagttgaaaaatgttgaatcctatgcaaatgaggagcgatttttcccgcagcggccaatcagaatgtttggtgtcgtctctgacagtttgaaaatgctatttccacacgttacaacacgcccactcaaagtgatggaagcgtatcgcgtcgctgtcatgggtttccaccgtaagacatacctctttaattTCGCCTATCACTCTCTGTAATATTTTTCTGTTCTCAGTGggtctgctgtacatgtgtgcatgctttgtaaTATGTTTGCACTGACATGACCTCTGGAAAGTCTGTGTTtgcacccccccatccccccatttTCTTCTGTGAATGTGCACTGTgatacctcctggtatgaaatgcaccGTATAAATAAACTTTGATTTGATGTGATTTTTGACTCTGAACCATTTGTTGGTGAATGAGCTCTGGCCTTGGCCCAGATTCTTCACTCTGTGATTCTCTTCTGAATAAATAACAGAGAcaagactgttttttttgtctcactGACGAAATGATTGATTAATTTCCACCACACCTACGTCTTCATTAAGCGGCGAGGTCAAATGGCAACTAAAAGAGCAGTACAATGAAAGACAGAACCTCCCTTTGACTGACAGCTGGAGAGCATTGAATAGATAAACCCGCAACCAGTCCATGCACTGCACTCTTCAGTAGTTTGTCATTTCTGAAATGGCATCCAGTGGCCTTCCTCAACCAGTCTTCGCAACCTAAGGAATCGGGAATCGGGAGCTGGCCGTCTCGGGTAGTATCTTTGACCAATGAATGACGAGACCAGACATCGAGGGGAATGAAGAGTATAAGTAGGGacatgacaggtgtgtttgatTAATGATTTGGGGACGTGAATGCTGTGCAGCTGGGACTGTGAACGAGACTGATGAaacgtgcagctgggagagtgagtgtgcggAAGGGGACGTGGCCGGAGCTTGTCCCTGACCTGACCCTAGATTTAAATAATCTGTACTTTGTCATACCTATCTTGCTAGGCTATTGTCAAAGTACACTTgaagaacaaaacacatactAATAGGCTATAAAaggatgaaaataaaaaaaatggttttcTCCCTTGTCACGCATGTCATTTTAATGTCTACCCAATGTTGATTTcccttcaaaaagaaaaaaaaacaagtcccAGGCTAACTTCACATGCTACTGACAAACATTAAAGTATGGTATAGCCAGCAGTATTCTGTCTAAAACAACACTTCTTCAGAATGATATGTTATAAAATATTGGCCTCACGGTAATCTTATGGTCATATGAGCACATCTTTTCTGCTATAGCCGAGCTTTTCATTAAGATGAACAAGTTTCTCTGGATCTCAGTTATATTTTGAATGTAATTAAATGATCTCAAGATAAAATGCTTAGGCATGTTTTCAACCAGTTCCACATTTGAGCCTCACTCTGACTGTCGACTAAGAGTCCGTCGAGATTGTGTAGAGAGGGTAGCCGTTTTTATGCtggaaaactgaaaatgaaactgaactCTGTGAATTTCCCTTCATGGTCCCTTATCAGTCCGTTCTGTGTGGGTGCTCAAAAAGACCATGGGCGTTTTAGttagctctgtaaatgggaaaacaAAGTAGCTTGGACAAAGCTATACACAGTACAATTGCTAAGGTCAGCCTTAATATGACTGATGATCGCAAACTTCGATATATTCAGCTTATAGCTGTTAAATGAACAAAAAGTGTCCAAACAATGCAGCAGACTATCAATGACAGTTAGAGGGTTTGTGATGTGACGTAACCAATCAGCATAGAGCTATACTACACTCTATGCTCAGTTCCTCCTCTGTGAACACCAGTAATCGACTGAGGTCCTATACGCAGCTGGGAGACGCTGTGCTCTGTAGTCTAGGGCTGTTCCATTGCTTTGCAGGAACTGCAATAATGAAAAGAAACTGGATAACAGTATAATGCTTTGCAAGCACTATAATTAAAGTTTGCTGTGAGTTCTATCATAGCCTCTGACCATTCCACATTCACTGTGTGCTGACTAAAGTGGACAGTTGAAAGTTGAGGTCCTGAATGCTTGTAGACTTGCTTGTAGAAAGTGAATGTTGGAAAgtgttcttgtccagtttgcTTGTACTGCAATCAAGTGGATTGTTGATTCCATGGGCCGCATGTATTTcgtcattcagtcacacacaggaaGGGTTGAAGTAAATTCAAATAAAGTCAGCAtgttcagtcacacacaggaaGGGTTGAAGTAAATTCAAATAAAGTCAGCATGTTCAGAAACAGATGGCATAATAGGAATGAAATGATGGCAGTTGTTTTTCTGGTCCCCACCACCCCAAACCTGCCCCTTACCCTCCCGAGGGATACAAGTCTTTGTCCCGCTCCATTCGTCCGTAATCCTCAATATTGCGCAATATGCACATGGACAATAATAATTAtggaaaataattaaaaaattataaacattTGTCATTGCTCTATTCCAACTTGAATATATTTTG harbors:
- the LOC122129887 gene encoding uncharacterized protein LOC122129887, which encodes MLGVKSADTIEVAALGRPFQLGMLYDCHKDALIPGITLWDHKNLQNNTSVQQQHNTEFNVTTSDSIEEKSNSLKISGSLKLSLLGGLVNVGGSAKYFQDTKKSLKQARVTLHYRTTTTFKTLTMTHLARGQMSHPNVFEDDTATHVVTAILYGAGAYFVFDRESSSEDDRKQVEGEANLTFNKLKLLTIDAEASLNMDDEEKAAAEKFSCTFHGDFQLKTNPTSFSDAVNVYRDLPHMLGENGEHAVPLRVWLYPLVKLDSRAAKLQRDISNDLITYSSETIESLTMTEMKCSDILKDTAAATFPAMGEKVQTFMQRCRQYKLDFMQKLGSVLPSIRGGGKEESALEDILKAHEQSPFNSKDLNQWLTCKEKESDTLKSFLKQLNNRGVKMDDNLDDLLSDLDVKTIVCFSFTSVDQPDSFLVKLSDYLKPSGMVETPAESSDLQARNTEWLSTDVRQTMRRQLQLFGELKKLNNSDDTKFIAASKYDESHPGAWIFIYEDGCSDAVPFVPPSKPATPTITGVTHDSLTVKVSEPDSATVEYRSEYRKKQEQDTEWASHPVQKNQEAVTLSGLKPETVYEIRATAVGKLSYAVSSVVGSAVTLTAAGPPTQVQITKEKANSITLTWSIPSVQQCQSVKGYIIEFSEENSNQWKSRDTGKEVYTFTLDNLKEDTAYSIRMCTDVGVGVSQPGEELQFKTKKAQLDKKLFTLLPGDDLLPPVYLLDLKPAEDGQLNKKVFGSPPTKKASKKTIMVVGATGSGKTTLINGMINYILGVEWEDNWRYKLIHEQTNKTQACSQTSQVTAYEIYHTNGFQVPFSLTIIDTPGFGDTRGIKQDKEITEKIRKFFSVKGGIDTIDAVCFVVQSALARLTHTQKYIFDAILSIFGKDIADNIIVLVTFADGQSPPVLEAIQAAKIPCALNPDGSPLHFKFNNSVLFANNTGASSDEDNFDYMFWKMGKASMNKFFTHLNLMKPQSLTLTKEVLEERRQLEATVEGVQPMIRAGLSKLDEIKTTKAALQNHETHMKENEDFNYEIEVDKSEKIDIKSGTFITNCHGCNFTCHYPCQIPNDEDKRGCAAMKDGNCTVCPNKCIWSDHFNMTYQWETKLVTVKRTYQELKSKYETALGEKMTTEKIITQLEVEYEQVQGKVVEMMETLTKCLQRLREIALRPDPLSTPDYIDVLIETEKQEAKPGWQKRLVELQEVRERAVLLKKVTEGVDLTGKEKSTYDKIKSKVKGIFNNAASLGSSIQTPAVTETKVLIKGVDGSDVTETGDE